TGGACATTCTTGTTTTCTGCCGCCCCAAATGTAGAAATTCAACTTCGATAAGAAAATATACTCAGCACATCGCTTGAATGCAACCTACTCCACAACCCGACGCGCTCCCTCGTATCGTTGTTTGAAATAGTAGCTTTCAAGTGACGAAATCGTTACGCCCAGCGAGACGCTTGCATGAGCAAAGAGATCATCACCGAGATAGATCCCAACGTGCGAGGCTGTCTCGCCGGTCGTATTGAAGAATACGAGATCGCCGAACTTCAGATCGTCGTTGGTCACCGGAATTCCAGTCTTGAACTGCTCAGCACTGCTTCGAGGCAGCAGCTTCCCGATCGATTTCTTGTAGACCGTCATCGTATAGGCGGAACAATCGATTCCATCTTCATCCATTCCGCCGAGTTTGTACGACACTCCCATCAGTTTCGATATCTCGCGCATCACCTTCGCCTGATCGAGATTCGAGATCGCCGAATTCTTCTCTGTCCGGAAACTCCGCTTTCCCGCCAACACGTTTTCAGCTGCGTCGGAAGCAGTCTCGACGTCCTCATCTCGTGCCTGAACCGAGTCTTTGCCGGAACGTGCTGGTTCTGTCTTCCCGGCAGACTCCGCTCTCTTTGTTTCCCCGCTCTTGAACCGGGGGGACGTCCCACCACAGCCACCGATTGCCAGAACCGAGGCGAAAAGAAAGGGAGCAGTGATCACGACGGCCAGAGTTTTCGTGTGTTGGACCCTCCGGAACAGCGAAAGCCCCGGCTTACACCGAGGCTTTCCACTGGTTGCATGTCTCATTCGTTCCATTATCCCAGGTAAGCCCTCAGAGCTTTGCTCCGGGAGGCATGCCGCAAACGCCGGATCGCTTTCTCTTTGATTTGTCGAACGCGTTCCCGCGTGAGATTGAACTTCTCGCCGATCTCTTCAAGAGTCAGCGAGTGCTCCTGATCGAGCCCAAAATATAACCTGATGACCTGTGCTTCCCGCTCGCTCAGCGTGTTCAAGGCACGTCGCACTTCAACCTTCAGGGATTCTTCCATCAACTGGTGATCAGGAGATGGCTGGCGCTGATCCTGGATAACATCCAGGAGCCGGTTATCCTCTCCCTGTGCAAACGGTGCATCCATCGAAAGGTGGCGCCCGGAAATCTTCAGCGTGTCGGAGACTTCGAAGAGCGACATGTCCAGCTCTTCCGCAAGCTCGCTGGCGCTCGGTTCACGCTCGAATTCCTGTTCAAGCGTGCTGAATGCTTTGCCAATCTTGTTCAGCGCACCGACGCGGTTCAGCGGCAGACGCACGATACGGGACTGCTCAGCCAGGGCTTGCAAAATCGATTGGCGAATCCACCACACGGCATACGAGATGAACTTGAATCCACGCGTCTCATCGAACCGTTTGGCAGCTTTTATCAGCCCGAGATTCCCCTCGTTGATCAGGTCGCCGAGGGACAGTCCCTGGTTCTGATACTGCTTTGCGACGCTGACGACGAAGCGGAGGTTGGCCTTCGTCAGTTTCTCAAGCGCCTTCTGGTCCCCCTTCTTGATGCGTCGGGCAAGATCGATTTCCTCCTGCGGTGTGAGCAGGTCGACCTTGCCGATCTCCTGAAGGTACTTGTCGAGAGACTGGCTTTCCCGATTCGTGTATTGTTTACTGATTTTTACCATGTACTGTCGCGCCTCTTTCCAATGGGACTATGCAGGTAGTCTGAGCCCTACCCTATCAACATCACTCAGATACAACAAAGTTCGGTATTTCCCGAATCTACTTCGTGTTTCGTCGGAGAACCGAAGCTTCCGACTCCCCCTTCGCGCTCTTCTTGATTAGACCATCGATTGAAGAAAACTGTTCCCTGCAAGCAATGATGATTTCTTCAAGGAGAAGTACTCTGCAACCGTTTTTGCAGCATCCGCGAACGTCTGGCGAATTCCCAGGTCCACGTTTTGCTTCCCGCCCTTCACAAAGCTCAGCAGCGGCACGTATTCCCTCGAATGGTCCGTGCTCTGATCCGTCGGATCATTGCCATGATCGGCCGTCATGATAAGCAAATCCCCCTCATGCATCGCATCGAGCAGCGAGGGAAGTCCTCGGTCGAATTGCTCCAGGGCCGCCCCCATCCCTTTCGGGTCCTGACGATGTCCGTACAGCATGTCGAAATCGACCAGGTTTGTCATAACAAACCCATGCCGCAATGCTGCTGCGGCCTCGACCGTCCTGCGAAGACCTTCCGCGTTCGAGGTCGTATGGATCTTCTGCTTCAGTCCGCGTCCACAGAACAGATCATCGATTTTCCCGACGCCGATCGTCTCGATCCCTTCATCGTGCAGAAGATCCAAAAGCATGGGCGCCGGAGGATTGAGAGCAAAATCCCTTCGGTTTGTGGTGCGGACATATGCACCGCTTGAACCCACAAATGGCCGGGCGATGACTCGTCCGACAGCGTGAATCCCCGTCATCACTTCATGACGAGTTCGCGTACAAATCTCATAGAGCCGTTCAAGCGGGATCACCCCTTCGTGAGCGGCGATCTGGAATACTGAATCGCCGGAAGTATAGACGATCGGGTTCCTCGTGCGAACGTGTTCATCACCGAGTTCCACAAGGATATCGGTGCCTGACGCAGGCTTGTTACCCAGGACTCCGCTGCAACCTGCAACGTCCATAAAACTCCGGAGGACATCAGCAGGGAATCCTCCCGGATACAACGGAAACGCCTTTTCTGTTATGACACCCGCAAGTTCCCAATGACCAGTCGTGCTGTCTTTTCCGGCCGAACGCTCGGCCATTTTTCCGAAACAGCTCTCTGCATTTTTGACTGGCGGCACACCCTGCGCATCGACGATATTTCCGAGCCCGAGTTTCTGCAGGTTCGGGAGCTTCAGACCTCCGATTGCTCTCGCCGTATTCCCAACCGTATTCGTTCCCTCGTCTCCGTACGCACGAGCATCGGGCAGTGCGCCGACACCAACGCTATCGAGGACCATGAAGACAACTTTCCCTGGCTTCAAGATAGCAGTCTCCCTTCCACGACTCGACCCACCACAGCCCGCAGAGATTCCAGATAGAACCGACTACTGAGGATTACGAGGAATGAGAACAAATGTTAGGCTAATACCTGTTTTTCGTTGCACTTGCAGATCTGAACGCGCGAACGGTTGAAACGATAGGAACCATGCGCTGATCGAATCGACTGAACGAAGAGGGTGGGGACCCTGACAGTCCCACACTTAGGACATTTGGTGCCTTTTTCCTGTGCGGCTTTTTTAGCTTTTTCTGCAAAATCGGTCTGTTTTGCCATACTTATCTCCTCACCATATTCTCATTAATTAAAAATCCGAACAACATTTCCTCCCGCCTCGACCGCCTTTTTCAACGTCTGGCCAACATTTTCCAGCAACTCGATGTCACTTGTCTGGCTC
This genomic window from Ignavibacteriales bacterium contains:
- a CDS encoding NlpC/P60 family protein, with the translated sequence MRHATSGKPRCKPGLSLFRRVQHTKTLAVVITAPFLFASVLAIGGCGGTSPRFKSGETKRAESAGKTEPARSGKDSVQARDEDVETASDAAENVLAGKRSFRTEKNSAISNLDQAKVMREISKLMGVSYKLGGMDEDGIDCSAYTMTVYKKSIGKLLPRSSAEQFKTGIPVTNDDLKFGDLVFFNTTGETASHVGIYLGDDLFAHASVSLGVTISSLESYYFKQRYEGARRVVE
- a CDS encoding sigma-70 family RNA polymerase sigma factor, whose translation is MVKISKQYTNRESQSLDKYLQEIGKVDLLTPQEEIDLARRIKKGDQKALEKLTKANLRFVVSVAKQYQNQGLSLGDLINEGNLGLIKAAKRFDETRGFKFISYAVWWIRQSILQALAEQSRIVRLPLNRVGALNKIGKAFSTLEQEFEREPSASELAEELDMSLFEVSDTLKISGRHLSMDAPFAQGEDNRLLDVIQDQRQPSPDHQLMEESLKVEVRRALNTLSEREAQVIRLYFGLDQEHSLTLEEIGEKFNLTRERVRQIKEKAIRRLRHASRSKALRAYLG
- a CDS encoding phosphopentomutase, with the protein product MKPGKVVFMVLDSVGVGALPDARAYGDEGTNTVGNTARAIGGLKLPNLQKLGLGNIVDAQGVPPVKNAESCFGKMAERSAGKDSTTGHWELAGVITEKAFPLYPGGFPADVLRSFMDVAGCSGVLGNKPASGTDILVELGDEHVRTRNPIVYTSGDSVFQIAAHEGVIPLERLYEICTRTRHEVMTGIHAVGRVIARPFVGSSGAYVRTTNRRDFALNPPAPMLLDLLHDEGIETIGVGKIDDLFCGRGLKQKIHTTSNAEGLRRTVEAAAALRHGFVMTNLVDFDMLYGHRQDPKGMGAALEQFDRGLPSLLDAMHEGDLLIMTADHGNDPTDQSTDHSREYVPLLSFVKGGKQNVDLGIRQTFADAAKTVAEYFSLKKSSLLAGNSFLQSMV